DNA sequence from the Coffea eugenioides isolate CCC68of chromosome 9, Ceug_1.0, whole genome shotgun sequence genome:
ACGATCTGAGAGCTTACGAAGAGCAAAAGCTTGCTTGTTGCAATTCCCAGTATTACGAGGCAGATAATCACGATGATGATACCAACTATTACGTTCACCATCTGATGAAGTTTATTAACAGCTGTTTTTGTATCATTCAGTGTCAATGCAAGTGCTTTCCGTTCTCTAAAAGCATTGACCTGCATGGAAGAGGCATAAAAGACTTAAATGTATTCCTTCTCAGTGTCAGCTAGACATCACAAGTTTGTACCATTTTTGGCCCTGCAAGGCATCAAATGATTAAGCATACCACCCAGTTCCTCAGGGACGCCCTGCTGATTTTTTCACTTTCAGGTGATCCTTCCACAATATTCATGATCTTCAAAGCCTCCTCCTCTCGCAAGAAATGCATCATGTCTTCTAGGTAGATGAATCTGCAATTAGTACGGAATTTTAATTAGCCATGATTCCATATATAAGTGCTAAGGCTAACTGAAGTCAGATAGTGAGTGAAGTGAATCAGATGAACCATCAAAAGGGTTATTGTCAAGAGAAAAACACAAGATTATAAGGAGTCATCGCATGGTTCTATTAAATGGTTCAACATCCAAGACCATCTCTCTGATAAAAAATTGTGCATGTCTCATACCTGATATCTCCATTTGAgacaaatttcaaaattcacaTTCCATAAAGGATCAGAGGGAAAATCTACTACTAACTTCAACTATAAAATGAGCTGGTCTACTACCAAATTGTCTTCAAAATTTGCATTAAGATCAAGAGCCAATGTATGCGGAGATTACCAACTAACACCTTCTACGTACAACTTCTCTTGAACAAAACCATAGGATTATTATAACTGCCACCCGAACTTGTCTAGGCTCGAGTAATACTAGTATTCTCTGCTTTGCAGGATTAAATCTCCGAATCCCTTATTAAGAAATATATCAACATCAGACACCATCAACTTAATTTGAATCTACAAGACATGGATCGTTATGAAGCCTAATTTCCAATTCCTATACAAGAGAACAGAATTACATTACATTAGCTTTACTATATTTGTGCAAACAACTCAGGAAAATTGATTACATTAGTTTCAAGTGCTTTGGCTAAAAAGGAAACAAGTATAATAAGGTCAAGACATGAAACATGGAAGGTGATCTTTGATTCGACGCAACTGGATAAGAGGCATTTTAGCTTCTAAAAGTCCGACAGAGTGCATGAAACGAAGATTGAAAAGATAAGGTAAAAGGTGGACTGATGTGAGCTTACTTAGCCCTGGGTTTTGCTACATTTCTGAATATCTTCCTTGCTGCAACTTTGGCCTCACACTCACTTCTAATCTGTGTGGCAGATTCGTCATGGTGAGAGCTGCCCATAATTTGTTCGTCCAGCGTAGACAGGACCCCATGTCTAACCATATTCATCAACCTCTTCATATTCCAAGCAGATATATTCTTGGGGTTCAGCCTGTGCAAGTCATCAATTGTTATACCAGGGTCATCATGATGCTTGGCCATTGGGCTGGAGATCTTGACACTAAGTGTTCTTGAAGGCCTTGGGGGTAGTCCTGCTGTTCCCATCAACTTTCCACTCAACTTTCCACTCTTAGCAGAGTGGAAAGCAGGTGGTCTAAGATCAGGCGGCAGAGTGGCACCTGCATTCTGAAGTTTCCAAACCTCATCCATCGTCCTATCCTCTTCCTCCTGAATAGCCTTTATCTCAATGAGAGGTGGCCCAGACAGCATCTCAATAACGTACTGATTGAACAGTGATTCTTGAATTCGATCGAAGAACGTGCTAACATGAAATGAAGAGGCAAGGACTTTGACCATCAGTGTCTTGACCAGCCATAGAATTGTTGCCAGCAGCATGCACACCATTAGCTTATTAACGAACCGTAGGAAGCTGTTACTTCCCTCAACCTTCTTGTCAAACAGGCACTGCCAGGAAATTAGAACCAAACCCAACCAAATGCAATTCTGAACAGGCTTTCTTATGCCATACACGAAATACAGAACCCTTTTGCGCAGAAGAAAATTCCTCTCGATGAGCAGCACCACTATTCTAATTCCCCAACCAGAGACTAACCTACCGCATATCAGAACAAGAACCAAGACCTCCCACTTCCACAACTGGAGTCCTCTCAGCTTCATTTTCTTCCACTTGGGAATGGCTAGAGTACAGGCCAAAGCGGACACAATTAGGAAAAGGCTAATCCATTGCAGCAGGGTGAGGGCATTAAGGTTGGCCTTCCTGTATTCCTCGGGAAGATCTTCGTCAAACAGCGGATCATCCTCTTCGTCATCCGGTGGCGCAGGCTGCTTCCCTAACATCCCCGAAGCCCTCCCTAACATCCCGGAAACCCTAATAGGGCCGGATGGCTTCCCAATCATCCCTGACCTTCTCTCGGGCCTCTCAGGGGACGGGTCTATTAACCTAGACTTAGTTTTCATCCTCCCTAACACACCGGTTCTCCTCTGTATTGACGTGCACCTCAGCACCTGAACATCATCAACGCCATTATGACCATCATTGCTGTTATTGGCATCCGTGTTCGATCTCCTATGAAACTCTTGCAGGGGATGCACCTTCTCATTATTTTCCTCCTCCTCCAACTCCTCGTCATGATCATCATCATCTGAGGATGACTCAATCTCCTTGCTAAATTGACGTCGTCTCTCATCGGGTGCGATATCAATCACTTTATGCGTAGGAGTACTACGATTCGACATTGCTGCAGGAGCCTGCTGGTAGGAAACTTTTAGCTCATAATCATCATTGTGATCAGCATTGCGGGTTTGGTAATCTCCGCTCAAAGGGGGAAAATTTGGAGGGTTGGGGTTCCTACGATTATCGTTGATGCTGGTGCAGCTGCTACGGCCATCTTGCTGATCTCGATGAAGCTCATCCACCTCCAGGTCCACATCCAATGACAACTCTGCACCGGCAGCTCTTTGTTTATTCAAAAACTGCCCAATTAGCTTTGACAGCGGATCCTGGACGACGACGTCCATATCATTGGCATTGGTAGGATGGTGGCGGTAATCGAGTCCTCCGGGGGAAGCCGAGTCGTTGTCTTTCCAGAATTCGATGCTGGGCTCCCTCCAAACCTGGTTGTTGGTGCCACCATGTCCAGCGTCGCGGGCATGATCAGGGCCGCCATCTATCTTGACAATGACTTCGCGGCGGTGGTCGTCGGTGGGGGAGGAGGGCGATGCCATTGTTGTTGGATGagaatgatgatgatgatgatgatgatcagAGAGAATGGGCTGTTTCTCGTGGTCAGGGGGTTCTGTGTTCTCAATGGAAATCTTTCTACCATTGGATTTGAAGGACCTGttgaaagaagaagaagagaagcgATCCATATTCATCGATCGATGGTGTGGCTAAATTAAGGAGTTTCCAAATACTGCTAGCGTAATATCACCGATTCAGTTGTGGGATTTGGAATTTGTTATGACGAGGAAACAGAATAATTTTGAACAGCTTCTGCTCCCAATTTTGGTGATGGGGTTGTGCTGCATGGCTTCATTTGCATTGCAGGGGGAAAGTTTTACATTATAAGATAATATGTTTACGTACGTGGGGAAAGAATGAATATGGCAAATAACTAAATAATAGTACGTACTACtagcttcttcttttttttttttggcatgtACTATATATTATTGATTTTAGGAaccaaagaaatttttttttaaaaaaaaaagcataaaagGTTTCAAGAACTCCTAACAGAAGAGGGATTAGCCttaggaaggaaaaaaaaggaaaaaactctACGACAGGTGGCCGGCATGACGGCAAGTGAGGAGTACCAGCGAGGCCGACGAAGTTGTGGAACGTAatttaggccttgtttggcagacaagttttttgccaagtttgtctgctacaagttttttaaaaactttagttacagtaatctcaaaaaaccttttaaagtttttaaactatacacttcaaaatattaaaaaaaaaaacacattttaaaaatttttttaaaaatttttacagtaagttacagtaaaattttaaacaaatactcaaaaaactcacttgccaaacggtGAATAGGTTGAGGTAAGATTTTCTATATTTAATGGATTGGACTGGACATGTTGAAAGCCATATCGTACCATTTGTGTCTTTTTGGTCAAGGTGAGAAATGTGAGGATGCCGCCACATTAACGCCAGCGTGCTGCTGCCACAACTCTTTCCTAAAAAGCACCGCAAAAACTTCGTTATTGTCCCACTGATTTAATTTGATAGAGCATGTCATTAGCCTCCATTTGCAAAGAAACATTCTGACATTTAGTTGATGAGTAGCATAGCATAATTGAGTTACTATAAGTTaatgagtaaattttatatacactgacactGACACTGACACAGTATATATACTATCACAGTTGGATGCATgatacatatgcaaaatttggattttaaattcaaatttgaattacGTGTCATGCATCCAACAgtgaaagtgtatacactgtcagtgtatagaagattaatcctgAGTTAATATGCCCAATGCCCcccaaacccaaaaaaaaaaaaaagaaaaagggaagaagagaGGCTGGCTTGATGCCTCATAAAAAAACTGTTTGTCGAAAATAAACTACTATCCTTCCCTAAATACAAATATCAGTTATATCACAACCTTTCAGAATAATTTTTTCTTACACTGACACAACCTTCCAGAAATAATCATTCTTACATTGATAGTGtacacatttttatttttaacgtTAGATGAATAAcaactatacaaaatttaatttaaatttaacttttacatatatattataGATTCAAAGGTGATAAAACATAcactattagtatatataaaatttattcttaattttcaaactgctttgttttgatttccCAGTAAGAATTCTTTTGGCAAAAATATTTGTTCTTTGTTACAACCAAGACTTAAGAGTCAAGCATCTAGAGCACTTGAAAAACATAGTAGGATTGGCCCCCCAACATTTGTCAGAGAAAGGTCTGCCTTTGTTGTGAGACACGACCCCTCAGACGTTAGCACGACGCTTGTTAGTAGTAACACAAATATAAAGCAGAAGCCAGGTACCCTCTGAACAAAATCGCCATTCTTATACtgcgttttttttttcaataacttTACATGTGCACAGAGATCTGATGAGGAGCATTTAGGAAACTAGAATCAGAATGATCAATGTGGGTTTTCAAAGTATGGAATAGccttttagatgtttttttctttttttgatccTCGCTTTCTGACTCTTGAGAAGTTAGAACGCTGATGAAGTTCGGTGTTGATGGTGAGCCAACCGACAACTTacccaagaaaacaaaaaagagaaatacagaaaaaaaaaatgttgcacAAAAGAAGCTAAAACATCATCTAGCGCCTCTTAAAGTCGAAAATTAAAGAGAGCATAAACGAAAACATTTGACTGCGAGAAGAAGAAGGCAGACAGATGCTGTACAGTATCAACTACAAGGGAGGGAAATTGAAATGAGTGAAATGGAACTGTATCTTCATCTAGTGATGTCCGCGTCTAAGGGCTGAAAAGAATCCTCCTGATTTCTCTTTCCGGCGCTCCTCTCCTTCATCACCAACCTGCTCCACATATATTCATATCATGGAGAGAACTGGGTTGAAAGATAAAACTTGTAAACTTCTTCTTGCTACAAAGGGGAAGCACTTGGTATTTAGGGGCATACACAGGAACCTTACAAACAAAATTACTCTATTACCTCCTTAGCTATTTGCTGCAAGATGTCAATGATTTCAGAAAAGTCAGGTCTCAAAGTTGAGTCTTGCTGCCAGCATCTCTCGAGTAGCTCAGCAAGTTTTGGATGAGTGTGTTTTGGGATGGTTGGTCGCAGACCCTAAAAGAAAGTAAAACCGGAGAGCATCTTAGATAAACAAATCTGTAAATAAATCAAATCAGCCATGCTAAGCAAAAACATTAACTCGTTCCTGGAGAATGTTACTTCATTGAATGAATAAACTATTACCTTTTGCACCACTCCAATTGCTGCTTGTAAGGGTGTTAAATACTCGTATGGAAGCTGGCAAGAGATGTGCACACATAAATCAATAAATGCTGACTAACATTTCTGTCCTGATTATTACTATTGCAACAAAAAACCCGCACCTTTCCAGTCAGCAACTCCCACACAACAATCCCAAAACTAAATACATCAGCCTTGTGATCATAAGGCTTGTGCTCTATAACCTTCAAAGAGAAACAAAAATATCTATAAGCAGATGCAAGTAGGAAATGTAGAAATGACAAAAACTCACAGAATATCATACCATCAATTACAAGTCAGAACCATGCCATGACTAATCAAAATTCCAGCATAATAAAGCATAGAGACAGCAACAAACCTCTCCCAACAGTCAACTAGCACCCAAATTTGAAAACCTTTGCAGCTTTTATGCAGTCATCCAATCCAAGAAAGTCATACTACCTTTTGCTACTTTCACGAAATTCCACGGAACAAAAATGCCCAGACGTCTAAGACAATCCCTTCAATTCCTTCCTCCCCCTCaagaaaattcattaaaaaacaAAACCCGCAACAAGGTACATCGAAACAAAATTGAAGAATTACATAAAAAGAAATTGTAAAAGCTGCCGTGGAGAATATGTTTGTAAGAGGTAGATTTAGGGATCTGAAATGacaatttcaagaaattctttatAATACCGTAAAGACAAAATTAAAGAGTACAACGTATACAAATTGAAGTAAACATTTAACACATGAGCCTCACCACCTTCCATGAGAAAACAAACACAAAAAGCATGCAACATATGCAAAACCATAAAATAATACTGATAATTAGGCCTTTAACTTAATCCAGTAAAGAATACCTCAGGAGCCATCCATCTGTATGTCCCCGTTTCAGCTGTCATGACTCCAGTCTGTGCTTTTACTCTGGCCACTCCAAAATCAGCTACCTTCACAACCTATAGAACCAAAATATGTAAAATGAGAAGAAACCTTCCAGCCAGTCTATGGATAGGTAAAATGTCTAGACATCTCTTCCAAGCCTAGTCAACCAaaaactttcttgtttttcctccaaATGAAGAGCCAAGAAAAAGGACTAGGAATTTTTTATTGGAAACATGGATGGAAAAGATATTCACCATCGCCAAAACCTCTTCAAATTCAAGTCTTTACATTATTCATTTCAAAGCAAAGTCATCACTTGAGCCATTCAGATCTACCTACCCAACCAAACTAATCTCTTAATGTATCGAATTAGCATACAGACCATTATCTAGTTATGCCATCAATCTATCACTATAAAGACAGGCTAATAACTGCTGAAGAATAGGATGCTGATCAAGATTACAATAAATGCTTCAACAGTTGTTTAACTTGTAGAATTGATTTCCATAATTGGTTAATAGAAACAAGAACAAGCAACCACTAAAATGATTCTtttacaaacaaaatataaagggaaaaaaataaactaGTAGAAATCTAAATGAGTAATGACAAACTTGGGGGAAAAAGCCTCGAGAATATTGAAGCACGTCTTACTTcattttcatccatcaaaagATTGGCAGCCTTCAGGTCTCTGTGTATTATATTATTCTGGTGAAGATAGTTCATTCCCTTTGATACATCAACAGCAACTTTGAGTACAGACGGAAGCTTAAAAGCACCCTTTTGTTTGTGTAAATAATCATACACACTTCCTCCAGACATGAATTCTGTGGaaacaaaacccaaaaaaaaaaaaagaaaaatcaagcatGCTTAAAACAGCAACAGTTGAAGATACATGGTAGTGGCATCAAAGggattaaaaaagaggaatctCAAGGTATTTGGAGCAAATGCTGTCTCAATTTCCTCTTCTTGGCCCCCTCCCCCTTATTATATCATCTCTATTAATATTATCAGGAGATGTTCTAGTCATTAAGAAGAACCTGTCACAATGCACAAATTTGGAGGTCTGGTACATGCCCCTATAAACTGTACAACATTTTTGTGCCGAACTTTCCTGCAAGTACCAATTACTAGTCAATGAAAGCACAGAAATGATCAAGAATTAGAAAGTCAGAGATTTACCTCCAAGATGTATGATTAATGGTGaatcaaattaaattaaaaactGATAGTGATGTAAACGATAGCATTTGTAGTGCAAAGAGAAAGAACTGAATCTGTTGATCTTATGGTAATACATGAGCTATTGGTGGTACTTGGTCGCAACAAAGTAAACACTGCTAATCTTGACATTATCCCCATATATCCAAGACTACATCACAATACAGTATCTAAATTCTGCAGCACTGAAAGACATGCAAGCAAGAACATGTTTGTGTATATCTATAAGCTTGAGCAGATGATATGTGAAGCTAGACAGGAGAACCAGGGTCGATAACTAGAAAGGCACCATTGTTGATCGCTGATCTGACCCCTAAAGCTGAGTCTTGGCTCAAGCTCTGGGGTCAAACCATAAGCCTCAAGGATTCATTCATCAAAACAATAACCTAGCTCTTCTCCATCATACAACGGAGGGAGACTCGTGTGCTTGGTAGGTGAGTGCCAGTATTTCAACAGATGAATACTCAGAACCAAATTTTAGCACATTATAATTGTTAATTTCTGTCCTATAGTAAGAATTTTCCTGACAGATGTCTTTTTTTGTTGCATATGGTAAAGGGACATAAAACAGCATGATCAATCTAAAATTCATACACGAAATTCTAAATCTCCAAGCTACAAATCATGCTATAATAAAGAACATCTTTggattttaaatccatttacagaTGAAAGCGGGGGCAACCAAGTAAACATTATCAAGTACAAAATCCAAAGTTATAATTATCTACTAATTCCAAGATTTAACACAACAGTTCCACATAGAAGAAGgtcaaaaaaaaagtactaccCATGAGCAATGTTAGGCTAAAATTTTTCATTATACAAACCTCATAATGTAAACTTCTTGAGCAAATTCCTTTTGCAACTCTGAATTCAAACGCTCAGCCTTGAGAATTTTGATAGCTACTTCCTGACTACAATATATGCCTTTGTATCTAAAACATCAATTCTTTGGTTAGTTGAGAGAACAGATGAAAAACATGAATTGGCCACTACAGGACAGACTTACAAATCACCATATGATCCTGATGCAACTTTGTGCTCAAATTTCAGATGTTGAGGATCAATTTCCCAAACATCAAAACCGTCATTAGGTATAGTCAAATGGTCAGGTTCACATTTGATTACTGTTTGATCAGACCCGCCAAGAGGAGATAAAAATTGCTGATTTGGCCAAGATTTTTCCTACATGGCGATCAAAATGATTTTGTTTCAGCTTAATTAGCCATAGACACTAGGCATATACTGAAACACAAATATAAATGGCAGAAATAGcattaacttaaaaaaaaaccgTTAATTTGTAAAAAGTACAAAAATAGTAATAACCCACTATGCAGTATAAGGGGAGCCAAATAATGTAGACAAGGCATAAAATATTAGATGGAGTTAATATTTGCTAAGAAAACATGAAGTTTGAGCATGAATCAGGTACATGTTAGAGAAGTACCTTGATCTTTACAACTTCCTCCTGCAATGCATTTCTGAGCTGCTCAACTTCCTAAACAGCTTTAAAAATGTCATTTAAAAGCTTTCCTtgtattttgaataaaacaaaaAGTCAATAAAATGTCCTCAAGTTACCCATGGGCTTGTTATCAATTGAAGTTAGAGTGATAAACCTTAGACAAGCTTCACAAACTATATTAGAAACCATGTTGCTGTTTTTTTTCGTTTTAACCCTCCCACCCCTCCTGACACCCTTCCTACCCCCAACTGCCAGGCATAGAAGTCTAACCCTGTAACCCGGCAGCAAGGAGGACACTAAGAGCCCTCCCCTAGCCACTGGTTAACAAAGCTGGTGCTTGAGAattatataatagaaaattataaAGTTGCAGACAAAATTTGAAACAACAATTTAACTATAGGGTCCAATTGAAATGTGGCTGGAAAAGTCAGTTAAAAAGCTATAGTAGTTAGACTCTAACCAAATAAAGATTTGGGTGTGGTTAAAACCTCCAAATAATTCACACAATAGACTGAACTGGTCTTTCAGTCGTAATCAAGCCGTCATTGGGATATAATTGGACAAAAAACAGGATTAAATACCTCATATGGCCAACCATCAACAACGAAGACATCAAGGGAGTAGCCATCCATGGTGGAAAAGGCATGTGCTTCCTGGATATTCaggccaagttcagcaagtaaCGAAGTCAACTGCAGAAGATGCGTCAAAATATTCATCTAAGTCATTGAACCAAGAGGAAACAGAAAAGTAGTATAACATAGCCCAAACTTCTAGACAGGCTAGATTAAGTGATTGAGTTTGTATTAAAAAGCCTGAATCCATAAAATCTTAAGTGATTAAGTACTACGACATAAAATCTTAAAATGTCAAATTCAATCCATGTGGACAATAAAAAAGAGGACAGGGAGGAGAAATGAACAACAAAACCACATATAATGCATCAAGATGCTCATAATTATACAAGCAAAACCGAGACTAAATTTTTCAGCATCACATGAACCAACACCAAACCTTGTCTgacaatttttaagatatttaagccAGAAATGTTTAACAAATAACTCTTTACTCATTCAAAACAAACCAACTGAAGATACTTGACCACAAGGTTTGAGTTTTAGATGGACTTTGCTCATTGCATATGTACCACAACAAGAATAGGTGTAGTAACATCTTGACCTTGTCAATGTATGGCCATATCTAAATGTTCATATTGTATCGCTAAGGCATTAGTTGCTCGTCATAATAACCTGGCTTCTGACTGACAATGTAGTTGTCTGACAGAGTGATCTAGTTGTATGAATAAGTTCTGACAATTAATGTTATAAAGGTCCAAGAAGTAAACATGTCAACTACCTGACTAAGAAGTTTTGGCTTGTCGTCAGTTGAGAAGGTAATCTCATGCATGGGCCTACATAATCATCAATAGCATGAAGATGTAAGGCTTAATCATTACAAAGACACTCAATCCATCTTTGATGAAATAACAGAATGACTATACCTTGAACTTTGCTAAGTTTCTGTTTGAAGCAGCATCAACCAACACATAATTACACTGAACAGATCATAAGTATTACTACTACTATCAACTTAAATGACATAGAGTTTGAGCTAAAAACTGACATTCTTCATATGGTTCCAAGTCAACAAGATCAGACATGAATAATTCAGAGTAATCATGCCActtggtgaaaaaaaaaaattgctgacACAGACAAAATGAGATGAGAATATCCAGAGACCCTAAGGACATGCATGATCTTCGAGATACCGATGCTTAAAGCAGATAAGGTGTTAATTGATGAAGCCAATAGATTAACAGATCCCATTATTACTTACCAAGAAACCTTTGGGACGTGGTGTAGGTATTAATTGATGACGCCAATAGAATAACAGATCCCAATATTACTTACCGAGAAGCCTTTTGGACGGGGTGTACTGTAATATCAGCATCTTCATCTGGACTTTTACTTGCTTCAAGTGCAAGTGCTTCAAGATTTGGGGAAGAACCAAAAGCAGGTGGTGGATGGATGCTGAAAAATGGGAAAAGGTGGTAGACTTTTCAGCTTCCAAATCAGAAGTGCACATAAAAACAACATTGTCCTCaagaacaaaaaagaactaaagg
Encoded proteins:
- the LOC113783690 gene encoding serine/threonine-protein kinase STY46 isoform X1, whose protein sequence is MVMEDNESCSSRVADDSNININNNSNRQQRKKAEVYNEVLRRLRESRHPEALTPGFDHQLWSHFNRLPARYALDVNVERAEDVLTHKRLLHLAHDPVNRPAFEVRLVQVPPVSDGNSFDSSDPSSPRKEVARSIHPPPAFGSSPNLEALALEASKSPDEDADITVHPVQKASRPMHEITFSTDDKPKLLSQLTSLLAELGLNIQEAHAFSTMDGYSLDVFVVDGWPYEEVEQLRNALQEEVVKIKEKSWPNQQFLSPLGGSDQTVIKCEPDHLTIPNDGFDVWEIDPQHLKFEHKVASGSYGDLYKGIYCSQEVAIKILKAERLNSELQKEFAQEVYIMRKVRHKNVVQFIGACTRPPNLCIVTEFMSGGSVYDYLHKQKGAFKLPSVLKVAVDVSKGMNYLHQNNIIHRDLKAANLLMDENEVVKVADFGVARVKAQTGVMTAETGTYRWMAPEVIEHKPYDHKADVFSFGIVVWELLTGKLPYEYLTPLQAAIGVVQKGLRPTIPKHTHPKLAELLERCWQQDSTLRPDFSEIIDILQQIAKEVGDEGEERRKEKSGGFFSALRRGHH
- the LOC113782582 gene encoding mechanosensitive ion channel protein 6-like → MASPSSPTDDHRREVIVKIDGGPDHARDAGHGGTNNQVWREPSIEFWKDNDSASPGGLDYRHHPTNANDMDVVVQDPLSKLIGQFLNKQRAAGAELSLDVDLEVDELHRDQQDGRSSCTSINDNRRNPNPPNFPPLSGDYQTRNADHNDDYELKVSYQQAPAAMSNRSTPTHKVIDIAPDERRRQFSKEIESSSDDDDHDEELEEEENNEKVHPLQEFHRRSNTDANNSNDGHNGVDDVQVLRCTSIQRRTGVLGRMKTKSRLIDPSPERPERRSGMIGKPSGPIRVSGMLGRASGMLGKQPAPPDDEEDDPLFDEDLPEEYRKANLNALTLLQWISLFLIVSALACTLAIPKWKKMKLRGLQLWKWEVLVLVLICGRLVSGWGIRIVVLLIERNFLLRKRVLYFVYGIRKPVQNCIWLGLVLISWQCLFDKKVEGSNSFLRFVNKLMVCMLLATILWLVKTLMVKVLASSFHVSTFFDRIQESLFNQYVIEMLSGPPLIEIKAIQEEEDRTMDEVWKLQNAGATLPPDLRPPAFHSAKSGKLSGKLMGTAGLPPRPSRTLSVKISSPMAKHHDDPGITIDDLHRLNPKNISAWNMKRLMNMVRHGVLSTLDEQIMGSSHHDESATQIRSECEAKVAARKIFRNVAKPRAKFIYLEDMMHFLREEEALKIMNIVEGSPESEKISRASLRNWVVNAFRERKALALTLNDTKTAVNKLHQMVNVIVGIIIVIICLVILGIATSKLLLFVSSQIVVVAFIFGNTCKTIFEAIIFLFVMHPFDVGDRCEIDGVQMVVEEMNILNTVFLRFDNQKILYPNSTLATKPIHNYYRSPDMGDSVDFVVHIATPAEKIAIMKQRIISYVESKKEHWYSSPTVVLMDLEGLNRLKMSVWIRHRMNYQDMGTRWQRRALLIEEMINIFKELDIDYRLLPLDINVRTLPPVNSNRFPSTWPTSSS
- the LOC113783690 gene encoding serine/threonine-protein kinase STY46 isoform X2, translating into MVMEDNESCSSRVADDSNININNNSNRQQRKKAEVYNEVLRRLRESRHPEALTPGFDHQLWSHFNRLPARYALDVNVERAEDVLTHKRLLHLAHDPVNRPAFEVRLVQVPPVSDGNSFDSSDPSSPRKEVARSIHPPPAFGSSPNLEALALEASKSPDEDADITVHPVQKASRPMHEITFSTDDKPKLLSQEAHAFSTMDGYSLDVFVVDGWPYEEVEQLRNALQEEVVKIKEKSWPNQQFLSPLGGSDQTVIKCEPDHLTIPNDGFDVWEIDPQHLKFEHKVASGSYGDLYKGIYCSQEVAIKILKAERLNSELQKEFAQEVYIMRKVRHKNVVQFIGACTRPPNLCIVTEFMSGGSVYDYLHKQKGAFKLPSVLKVAVDVSKGMNYLHQNNIIHRDLKAANLLMDENEVVKVADFGVARVKAQTGVMTAETGTYRWMAPEVIEHKPYDHKADVFSFGIVVWELLTGKLPYEYLTPLQAAIGVVQKGLRPTIPKHTHPKLAELLERCWQQDSTLRPDFSEIIDILQQIAKEVGDEGEERRKEKSGGFFSALRRGHH